A genomic stretch from Ooceraea biroi isolate clonal line C1 chromosome 3, Obir_v5.4, whole genome shotgun sequence includes:
- the LOC105288189 gene encoding polyphosphoinositide phosphatase isoform X3 → MWQRDTFPRLIPAFALLGFVRFLEGYYIILVTKRRRVAVIGHHTIYKIEDTSMIYIPNDIIRIFHPDEQRYVKMFQSIDLSSNFYFSYSYDMSRTFQSNMAPPRHIKSDIPIDTSASPKESEDSEDSEDFFNMWALRKDWRAECEGDKYVDYGVRSNPHRRFVWNSHLLKPVERDLHPDWILYIIHGFIGQSNVSIFGRSMYVTVIARRSNKYAGTRFLKRGANFDGDVANEVETEQIVHDSGVSSLGKGRFSSFVQMRGSVPAHWSQDVSKMVPKPTITCDLSDPYVETAGAHFNQLLRRYGSPIIILNLVKKREKKKHESTLSEELSMAVKYLNQFLPPEHHIQYISFDMARMSKRKEVNVMGRLANIAYNAVLKTGIYQSHNSYYSQRYLFSPQSNNAKKLHKTNSASTLSSNLNDRSSVNSSTKTDCNGLTSGFTCDFDSNADAGRTNESQIESKVRECFTRRGTVQTGIIRTNCVDCLDRTNTAQFAIGKCALGFQLCALGVLESPKLEFDSDCVRMLEELYEDHGDTLALQYGGSQLVHRIKTYRKTAPWTSQGNDIMQTLSRYYSNTFSDQEKQHTINLFLGLFIPEEGKLPIWELLTDYYLHHPPASHYSRKKKLLTQWWDTNVSKCLPYALDEVTKSCSEMIQVQSSMEEMIDVYYDYHRPYELSLLSELYAYKISHSVRDFMPHFTTCYSPFAVRVRPGRRREGAGSKNLNMKNPSMTGQSSTSSTTSSASSSEDSSSDEDESHQQMDDSQLITSKDSSELMSFESLFPSMKQVYGTQPEYPKRNDIIVYKRFVLIGRNATYPMDHSKLRSKLIQQASFPESAASIITLPTVKDASISIYEQYVKRATAGGSVPNPNDMNLYETYASQHKLLMERVCSG, encoded by the exons ATGTGGCAGAGAGATACTTTCCCCAGGCTAATACCAGCTTTTGCCCTCCTTG GTTTCGTGCGTTTTTTGGAaggatattatataattctggTTACGAAACGTCGCCGGGTTGCAGTTATCGGTCATCAcacgatatataaaatagaagatACCTCGATGATATACATACCAAACGATATCATACGAATTTTTCATCCCGACGAGCAGAGATACGTAAAGATGTTTCAAAGTATCGATCTCAGCAGTAACTTTTACTTCAGTTACTCGTATGACATGTCGCGCACTTTCCAAAGTAATATGGCACCACCGAGGCACATCAAATCCGATATACCTATCGATACGTCCGCTAGTCCGAAGGAATCCGAGGACTCGGAAGATTCTGAGGATTTTTTCAACATGTGGGCACTCAGGAAAGACTGGAGAGCCGAATG CGAAGGCGACAAGTATGTAGATTACGGTGTACGCAGCAATCCGCATCGCCGTTTCGTGTGGAACTCCCACCTTTTAAAACCTGTAGAAAGAGATCTGCACCCTGACTGGATACTGTACATAATACATGGATTTATTGGTCAATCGAACGTGAGCATTTTCGGCAGATCCATGTACGTTACCGTTATTGCTAGAAGAAGTAACAAGTACGCGGGGACACGATTTCTAAAACGTGGTGCAAATTTTGAC GGAGATGTCGCGAATGAAGTAGAAACGGAACAAATTGTTCATGACTCTGGCGTGAGCTCTTTGGGTAAAGGACGTTTCAGCTCTTTCGTGCAAATGCGTGGTTCAGTGCCCGCTCATTGGAGCCAGGACGTTAGCAAAATGGTCCCAAAGCCGACTATAACTTGCGATTTGTCCGATCCTTACGTAGAAACTGCAG gAGCTCATTTTAATCAACTGTTAAGAAGATACGGTTCgccgataataatattaaatctggtgaagaaacgagaaaagaaaaagcacGAAAGTACATTAAGCGAGGAATTAAGCATGGctgtgaaatatttaaatcaatttctaCCACCAGAGCATCACATTCAATATATAAGTTTCGATATGGCACGAATGAGCAAACG gaAAGAAGTGAACGTTATGGGTCGTCTAGCGAACATCGCTTATAACGCTGTGCTGAAGACTGGCATCTACCAGTCGCACAATTCCTACTACAGTCAGAGATATCTGTTCTCACCACAAAGTAATAATGCCAAGAAACTTCACAAGACGAATTCGGCCTCGACTCTGTCGTCTAATTTGAATGACAGAAGCTCCGTTAACTCTTCGACTAAGACAGATTGCAATGGATTAACATCCGGCTTCACATGTGATTTCGATTCAAACGCGGACGCCGGTAGAACGAACGAGAGTCAAATCGAGAGCAAAGTGAGGGAGTGTTTCACTAGGAGAGGAACCGTGCAAACTGGAATCATCAGGACGAACTGCGTCGACTGTTTGGATCGAACCAACACGGCACAGTTCGCGATAGGCAAGTGTGCCTTGGGATTCCAACTGTGCGCGTTGGGCGTACTGGAGTCGCCCAAACTCGAATTCGATTCCGACTGTGTGAGAATGCTGGAGGAACTGTACGAGGATCACGGGGATACGCTGGCTTTGCAGTACGGCGGCTCGCAGCTGGTGCATAGGATTAAAACGTACAG AAAAACTGCTCCGTGGACGAGCCAGGGTAACGACATCATGCAAACTTTGAGCAGATATTACAGCAATACATTCAGCGATCAAGAAAAGCAGCATACGATTAACTTGTTTTTGG GATTGTTCATTCCTGAGGAAGGCAAGCTACCGATATGGGAACTTTTGACCGACTATTATCTCCATCATCCACCCGCCAGCCACTATTCGCGCAAGAAGAAGCTTCTGACACAGTGGTGGGACACAAATGTGTCGAAGTGTCTTCCTTACGCGCTCGACGAGGTAACAAAGTCTTGTTCAGAAATGATACAGGTGCAAAGCTCGATGGAGGAAATGATCGACGTTTACTACGACTATCATAG GCCGTACGAGTTGTCCTTGCTGTCGGAGCTGTACGCGTACAAGATAAGTCACTCGGTTAGAGATTTCATGCCGCACTTCACCACGTGCTACAGCCCGTTCGCCGTTCGCGTGCGACCGGGCAGACGGCGGGAAGGTGCAGGCAGCAAAAacttaaatatgaaaaatccATCGATGACTGGCCAGAGCAGCACGAGCAGTACGACATCAAGTGCGAG CTCAAGCGAGGACTCGAGCTCGGATGAGGACGAGAGCCATCAACAAATGGACGATTCCCAGCTAATCACGTCTAAAGATAGCTCGGAGTTGATGTCGTTTGAATCATTATTCCCATCTATGAAGCAAGTGTACGGTACTCAACCGGAATATCCGAAACGGAACGACATTATTGTGTATAAAAG atTTGTTTTGATAGGACGTAATGCAACGTATCCTATGGATCACTCCAAATTGCGCTCAAAACTCATCCAACAAGCGTCTTTTCCCGAATCTGCAGCttctattattacattacCCACTGTTAAGGACGCAAGCATAAGCATATACGAACAATACGTGAAGAGAGCCACG GCGGGTGGTTCAGTACCAAATCCTAATGATATGAATTTATACGAAACTTACGCCAGTCAACATAAATTGCTCATGGAACGTGTATGTTCCGGTTAG